A DNA window from Lutra lutra chromosome 8, mLutLut1.2, whole genome shotgun sequence contains the following coding sequences:
- the LOC125106064 gene encoding LOW QUALITY PROTEIN: olfactory receptor 9-like (The sequence of the model RefSeq protein was modified relative to this genomic sequence to represent the inferred CDS: deleted 3 bases in 2 codons), giving the protein MAGGNGTAVIEFVLLGFSGFGSLPGPLFWGGLCIYLVTLLGNSLIILLTLADPALNSPMYFFLRHFSVVEILYTTTIMPRMLADLLASCPTISPASCFTQLYFFALFGITECCLLTAMACDRYAAICRPLHYTTLMNQGACVSMVAASYLMGIITGTTHSIFIFTLPFCGANTIHHFLCDILPVLRLASASTFWGEVGNLALAIAFILTPFLLIIASYGCILATILGIATSQGCRKVLYLFSTCSSHLFVVMIFFGTGTVAYMRPWAGSSQDMDSSTQILAFVYTVVTPMFNPFVYTLRNKEVTGAMKRLVKRYIWSP; this is encoded by the exons ATGGCAGGTGGCAATGGCACAGCAGTAATAGAATTTGTTTTGCTGGGGTTCTCAGGTTTTGGTTCCCTTCCGGGCCCTTTGTTTTGGGGAGGGCTTTGTATCTACCTGGTTACCTTGTTGGGCAACTCCCTGATCATCCTCCTCACGCTGGCAGACCCTGCCCTGAACTcccccatgtatttcttccttcgCCACTTCTCCGTGGTGGAAATCCTCTACACCACAACTATTATGCCTAGGATGCTGGCTGAcctcctggcctcctgccccACCATTTCACCTGCCAGCTGCTTCACCCAGCTGTATTTCTTTGCCCTCTTTGGCATCACTGAATGCTGTTTGCTTACTGCCATGGCCTGTGACCGCTATGCTGCCATTTGTAGGCCCCTCCATTATACCACCCTCATGAACCAGGGAGCATGTGTGAGCATGGTGGCAGCCTCCTACCTCATGGGCATCATCACTGGTACCACTCACTCCATCTTCATCTTCACTTTGCCCTTCTGTGGTGCCAACACAATCCACCACTTCCTGTGTGACATTCTGCCTGTGCTGAGACTCGCTAGTGCCAGCACCTTCTGGGGTGAAGTGGGCAATCTTGCCCTTGCAATCGCCTTTATCCTGACCCCCTTCTTACTGATCATAGCCTCCTATGGCTGTATCCTTGCCACCATCCTGGGGATCGCGACATCTCAGGGCTGTCGGAAAGTC CTCTACCTGTTCTCTACCTGTTCCTCCCACCTGTTTGTGGTCATGATCTTTTTTGGGACTGGGACTGTTGCCTATATGAGGCCTTGGGCAGGCTCCTCGCAGGACATGGAC TCGTCTACACAGATCCTTGCCTTCGTCTACACAGTTGTCACTCCCATGTTCAACCCTTTTGTCTACACTCTGAGGAACAAGGAGGTCACAGGGGCAATGAAACGCCTTGTGAAGAGATACATTTGGAGCCCTTGA
- the LOC125106869 gene encoding olfactory receptor 10P1-like — translation MAEKNQTLPEFLLLGFSDLRSLQGPLFWVVLLFYLVTLLGNSMIIILTQVSPTLHSPMYFFLRHLSVLELLYTTDIVPRTLADLASQQPRVISFQSCVAQMYVFIVLGISECCLLTAMAYDRYAAICRPLHYCTLMSWRACMAMVAASWLMGIITATTHSSLIFTLPFPSRPIIPHFLCDILPVLRLASAGKHRSEISVVTATVVFIMVPFSLIVTSYARILGVILAMASTQSRHKVFSTCSSHLLVVCLFFGTASITYIRPRASSSVTMNRILSLFYTVITPMLNPIIYTLRNKEVAGALHHMAKSQVSSL, via the coding sequence ATGGCTGAGAAAAATCAGACTCTGCCTGAATTTCTCCTTCTAGGATTCTCTGACCTCCGGTCCCTGCAGGGCCCCCTGTTCTGGGTGGTGCTTCTGTTCTACCTGGTCACCTTGCTGGGTAACTCTATGATCATCATCCTCACACAGGTCAGCCCGACCCTGCActcccccatgtacttcttcctgcgTCACCTCTCAGTGCTGGAGCTCCTGTACACCACGGACATCGTGCCCCGGACCCTGGCTGACCTGGCCTCCCAACAGCCCCGGGTCATCTCCTTCCAGAGCTGTGTAGCCCAGATGTATGTCTTCATTGTCCTGGGCATTTCAGAGTGCTGCCTGCTCACAgccatggcctatgaccgctacgCCGCCATCTGCCGACCCCTGCATTATTGCACCCTAATGAGCTGGAGGGCCTGCATGGCCATGGTGGCTGCCTCCTGGCTCATGGGCATCATCACAGCCACCACCCACTCATCCCTCATCttcactctccctttccccagccGCCCCATCATCCCACACTTCCTCTGTGACATCCTACCAGTACTGAGGCTGGCGAGTGCTGGGAAGCACAGGAGTGAAATCTCTGTGGTGACAGCCACTGTGGTCTTCATCATGGTCCCCTTCTCTCTGATTGTCACCTCTTATGCCCGCATCCTGGGGGTCATCCTGGCAATGGCCTCCACCCAGAGCCGCCACAAGGtcttctccacctgctcctcccacctgctCGTGGTCTGCCTCTTCTTTGGAACAGCCAGCATCACCTATATCCGGCCCCGGGCAAGCTCTTCTGTCACCATGAACCGCATCCTCAGCCTCTTCTACACAGTCATCACTCCCATGCTCAACCCCATCATCTATACCCTTCGGAACAAGGAGGTGGCAGGCGCCCTGCACCACATGGCCAAGAGCCAGGTCTCCTCACTCTGA